In Anaerobacillus sp. CMMVII, a single window of DNA contains:
- a CDS encoding histidine phosphatase family protein — translation MILYLIRHGQSVANQSGIIQGRKEFPLSAAGKKQATLLGEFFASKSIDYLYSSDLERAYETATSISAHHPLDVIPWDKIREIGLGPLEGKTRQEIVLQYPEINKTSSILTTGITGTETVEEITARCQYVRQQLLSGHKRHRVALVSHGGFISIFLMYLMFGESWNEVHRPFIIGNTGVTKIEFLENEKPVFHYINKDSHLLLGDVKSESVLY, via the coding sequence TTGATATTATACCTAATTCGTCATGGACAGTCTGTCGCCAATCAAAGTGGTATTATTCAAGGACGCAAAGAATTTCCGTTATCAGCAGCTGGCAAGAAGCAAGCGACGCTGTTAGGAGAGTTTTTTGCGTCTAAATCTATTGACTATCTGTATTCAAGTGACTTAGAGCGAGCCTATGAAACAGCAACCTCTATTAGCGCACATCATCCCTTAGACGTAATTCCATGGGACAAGATTAGAGAGATTGGTTTAGGTCCACTTGAAGGGAAAACAAGACAAGAGATTGTTTTACAGTATCCTGAAATAAACAAAACTTCATCGATTTTAACCACTGGAATTACTGGGACAGAGACTGTGGAGGAGATCACAGCCCGATGTCAGTACGTACGACAACAGTTACTTTCGGGGCACAAACGTCATCGGGTTGCCCTTGTTTCTCATGGTGGCTTTATTAGTATTTTCCTGATGTATTTAATGTTTGGAGAGAGCTGGAATGAGGTTCATCGTCCATTTATTATTGGCAATACAGGCGTTACGAAAATTGAGTTCTTGGAAAATGAAAAGCCCGTTTTTCATTATATTAATAAAGATTCCCACCTATTGCTTGGTGATGTCAAAAGTGAGAGTGTGCTATATTAA
- a CDS encoding fumarate hydratase, producing the protein MEKFKESMYKLIVETSTNLPNDVRRAILQAKQRENAGTTAALSLGTITKNISMADEKVSPICQDTGMPTFEIKVPVGANQIEMKKAIKEAIAEATKNGKLRPNSVDSLTGENSGNNLGDGTPIIHFEQWEKDEIDARLILKGGGCENKNIQYSLPAEIEGLGRAGRDLDGIRKCILHSVYQAQGQGCSAGFIGVGIGGDRISSYSLAKEQLFRSSEDVNPIEELRMLEDYVMEHANNLGIGTMGFGGEATLLGCKIGALNRLPASFFVSVAYNCWAFRRLGVTLDAATGDIKEWLYKDGEEIKFSQDEVAAATEVKSTSREVVLQAPITEEQIRDLKVGDVVILNGALHTGRDAIHHHLMDHDAPIDLNGQVIYHCGPVMLKDEHGEWHVKAAGPTTSIREEPYQGDVMKKFGIRAVIGKGGMGPKTLKALQEHGGVYLNAIGGAAQYYADCIKKVEGVDLLEFGIPEAMWHLQVEGFAAIVTMDSHGNSLHADVDKSSFEKLSELKEKVFK; encoded by the coding sequence GTGGAGAAATTTAAAGAAAGCATGTATAAGCTGATTGTTGAAACATCTACGAATCTTCCAAACGATGTGCGACGCGCGATCCTTCAGGCTAAACAGAGAGAAAATGCTGGAACGACAGCTGCTTTATCTCTTGGAACAATTACAAAGAATATTAGTATGGCAGATGAAAAGGTATCACCGATTTGTCAGGATACGGGAATGCCAACGTTTGAGATTAAAGTACCAGTTGGGGCAAACCAAATCGAGATGAAAAAAGCGATTAAAGAAGCGATTGCTGAGGCAACTAAAAATGGTAAGCTTCGTCCTAACTCTGTTGATTCCCTGACAGGTGAAAATAGTGGGAACAATTTAGGTGACGGAACACCGATTATCCATTTTGAACAATGGGAAAAAGATGAAATTGATGCGCGCCTGATTTTAAAAGGTGGCGGTTGTGAAAATAAAAATATTCAATATAGCTTACCTGCAGAGATTGAGGGTCTAGGCCGAGCAGGTCGTGATTTAGATGGAATTAGAAAATGCATTCTTCACTCAGTATATCAAGCACAAGGACAAGGCTGTAGTGCTGGTTTTATTGGGGTAGGTATTGGTGGAGATCGTATCTCTAGCTATTCCTTAGCAAAAGAACAGCTATTCCGTTCTTCAGAAGACGTAAATCCAATTGAAGAACTACGCATGCTTGAGGACTACGTAATGGAGCATGCCAATAATCTTGGGATTGGGACGATGGGCTTTGGTGGTGAAGCGACATTACTTGGCTGTAAAATAGGGGCTCTTAACCGCTTACCAGCGAGCTTCTTTGTTTCAGTTGCGTACAACTGTTGGGCGTTCCGCCGTTTAGGTGTGACGTTAGATGCAGCGACTGGTGATATCAAAGAATGGCTTTATAAAGATGGTGAAGAAATCAAATTTTCTCAAGATGAAGTGGCAGCAGCGACAGAAGTTAAGTCAACGAGTCGTGAGGTTGTTCTTCAAGCGCCAATCACTGAGGAGCAAATTCGTGATTTAAAAGTTGGTGACGTGGTTATCCTTAACGGTGCGCTTCATACAGGACGCGATGCGATCCATCATCATTTAATGGATCACGATGCACCGATTGATTTAAATGGTCAAGTCATTTATCACTGTGGACCTGTTATGCTAAAAGATGAGCATGGTGAGTGGCACGTAAAGGCAGCAGGACCGACGACAAGTATTCGTGAGGAGCCTTACCAAGGTGATGTGATGAAGAAGTTCGGCATTCGTGCCGTTATTGGTAAAGGTGGAATGGGACCAAAAACATTAAAAGCATTACAAGAGCACGGTGGTGTGTATCTAAATGCAATAGGTGGAGCGGCTCAATATTATGCGGACTGTATCAAAAAAGTAGAAGGTGTTGACCTTTTAGAATTTGGTATACCAGAAGCAATGTGGCATTTACAAGTAGAAGGCTTTGCAGCCATCGTAACGATGGACTCGCATGGTAACAGCCTACATGCTGACGTTGATAAATCGTCATTTGAAAAACTCTCTGAATTAAAGGAAAAGGTTTTTAAATAA
- the pdaA gene encoding delta-lactam-biosynthetic de-N-acetylase: MKKFIYLLLIAFTFFVLPQANAEAYSNKEYNWSFNPKPNNEPATTEAIYEELLSKYGGFWIGDTEKKELYLTFDNGYENGYTPKILDVLKEKKVPAAFFVTGHYLLDQPELIKRMADEGHIVGNHSWHHPSLPAVDDARLKRELEKVKVKYEELTGKNDMVYLRPPRGVFSERSLALSQQQGYVNVFWSLAYKDWEVDNQKGWKYAYDQIMKRVHPGAIMLIHSVSSDNAEALDKVIDNLRKQGYEFKSLDDYMLQQQLDGLE, encoded by the coding sequence ATGAAAAAATTTATTTATTTACTACTTATTGCATTCACCTTTTTTGTTTTGCCCCAAGCAAATGCTGAAGCCTATAGTAATAAAGAATATAATTGGAGTTTTAATCCAAAGCCTAACAATGAACCAGCGACAACCGAAGCTATTTATGAAGAGCTTCTTTCTAAATACGGGGGCTTTTGGATTGGTGATACTGAAAAGAAGGAACTTTACTTAACCTTTGATAATGGGTATGAAAATGGATATACACCGAAGATCCTTGATGTTCTGAAGGAGAAAAAAGTTCCAGCAGCATTTTTCGTTACAGGTCATTATTTATTAGATCAACCAGAGTTAATAAAACGAATGGCTGATGAGGGACATATAGTCGGTAATCATTCATGGCATCACCCTAGCTTACCTGCAGTAGATGATGCGAGGTTAAAAAGAGAGCTTGAAAAAGTGAAAGTGAAATATGAGGAACTAACTGGTAAAAACGATATGGTCTACTTACGCCCACCACGTGGGGTGTTTAGCGAACGGTCATTAGCGTTATCACAACAGCAAGGCTATGTAAACGTCTTTTGGTCGTTAGCCTATAAAGATTGGGAAGTAGACAATCAAAAAGGTTGGAAGTATGCATATGATCAAATTATGAAGCGTGTTCATCCTGGGGCTATCATGCTTATACACTCCGTATCAAGTGACAATGCCGAGGCGTTGGATAAGGTTATTGATAACCTTCGAAAACAAGGATATGAATTCAAAAGTTTAGACGATTATATGCTCCAACAACAGTTGGACGGTTTAGAGTAG
- a CDS encoding GNAT family N-acetyltransferase, which produces MQIRRPSLEDVEVLHQFFRLVITDTFAKEGLGHLLDDIEKEIESKRKLVSTDLESNGKDRYFLVAVMNDQLLGTIEFGAASNLIIECTNGELQGLNEVGTVFVHPNYQRQGIGTLLLNAMFLTLQNIGTEEFCLDSGYKTAQKIWQKKFGDPEYILKDYWGVGNDHLIWRRRLSQLLK; this is translated from the coding sequence ATGCAAATTAGGAGACCAAGTCTGGAAGATGTAGAAGTATTACATCAATTTTTCAGACTGGTAATTACTGATACGTTCGCAAAAGAGGGTTTAGGTCATCTGCTGGATGACATAGAAAAGGAAATCGAAAGTAAGAGAAAGCTTGTCAGTACAGACCTTGAGAGTAATGGAAAAGATCGCTACTTTTTAGTAGCAGTAATGAATGATCAGCTTCTAGGTACAATTGAATTTGGCGCTGCTAGCAACCTAATTATTGAGTGTACAAACGGTGAGTTACAGGGGCTAAATGAAGTCGGGACAGTATTCGTTCACCCCAATTATCAGAGACAAGGGATAGGAACTTTGTTACTAAATGCGATGTTCTTAACTTTACAAAATATCGGGACAGAAGAATTTTGCTTGGATAGTGGCTATAAAACAGCACAGAAGATTTGGCAAAAGAAATTTGGTGATCCTGAATATATATTGAAAGATTATTGGGGAGTGGGAAATGATCACCTGATTTGGCGAAGAAGGTTGAGTCAGCTCTTAAAGTAA
- a CDS encoding RNA polymerase sigma factor, translated as MKNSIIEDLYKKYYKTAYIYTFSLCKKKELTEDIVSGAFEKALLTLDEEKKHFKYWLLVVCKNIWIDHLKKHKKMINKAFTESNLIDQACVMEEIIQKEKNRRLYNCIMLLPENYQEILILHYYADIPLVEIEGLLKLSKANTKTLIYRARTKLKKVLEENRYEF; from the coding sequence ATGAAAAACAGTATTATAGAAGATTTATATAAAAAGTACTATAAAACTGCTTATATTTACACCTTCTCTCTTTGTAAGAAAAAGGAGTTAACAGAGGATATAGTTAGTGGAGCTTTCGAAAAGGCACTTCTCACATTAGATGAGGAAAAAAAGCACTTTAAATATTGGTTACTAGTAGTTTGCAAGAATATTTGGATAGACCATTTGAAAAAACATAAAAAGATGATCAATAAAGCCTTTACTGAGAGTAATCTTATTGATCAAGCTTGTGTAATGGAAGAAATCATTCAAAAAGAAAAAAATCGTCGACTCTACAATTGTATTATGCTCCTTCCGGAAAACTATCAAGAAATATTAATCTTACATTATTATGCGGATATTCCTTTAGTCGAGATCGAAGGGTTACTGAAACTTTCAAAAGCAAATACGAAGACACTAATTTATAGGGCCCGTACAAAATTAAAAAAAGTACTGGAGGAGAACCGATATGAATTTTAG
- a CDS encoding anti-sigma factor C-terminal domain-containing protein, which translates to MEKLKSLPTFSYIKAYISFDRDLSMGEIAELVNKTGDSGLYIAWVGIRNSEKDIQRLPLIGFEPTGTGPVFNKINEEYPHYEISEYMSASNTVNENLYENHFRDLIQFQLDHLDFFNMIDQRHFNEYYQSVKDYINQNGIYSYGIVVQGYPESILHLTNQVERFSDIYVEDIKMVLPFTSGDSNG; encoded by the coding sequence ATGGAAAAATTAAAAAGCTTACCAACGTTTAGTTACATTAAAGCCTATATTTCTTTTGATAGAGATCTATCTATGGGAGAAATTGCGGAGCTCGTAAATAAAACGGGTGACTCGGGGCTATATATTGCATGGGTAGGGATAAGGAACTCTGAAAAGGATATTCAAAGATTGCCACTAATAGGCTTTGAACCTACAGGGACAGGTCCTGTATTTAATAAAATAAATGAGGAATACCCTCATTATGAAATTAGCGAGTACATGTCGGCATCGAATACTGTTAACGAAAACCTGTACGAAAATCATTTTCGAGATTTAATTCAATTTCAATTAGACCATCTTGATTTTTTTAATATGATAGATCAAAGACATTTTAATGAATATTATCAATCAGTGAAAGATTATATTAATCAAAATGGAATTTATTCGTATGGAATCGTCGTTCAGGGCTATCCAGAGTCTATCCTTCATCTTACAAACCAAGTTGAACGTTTTTCTGATATTTATGTAGAAGATATAAAGATGGTATTGCCTTTTACTTCAGGCGATAGTAATGGGTGA
- a CDS encoding GAF domain-containing protein, whose protein sequence is MSISTDVASLQIMADVFKRKSSQSVFEKTVNSLVNEVSYIDWVGIYLISENGSPQLAAASDEENDLGWECNGELKFPITNSLNEKIGVIIVRSKQAICFDVTDVSTLETIAEAIGEICYSN, encoded by the coding sequence TTGTCAATTTCAACTGACGTAGCTTCACTACAAATCATGGCAGACGTATTTAAAAGGAAAAGTTCCCAATCCGTTTTTGAAAAAACTGTTAACAGTTTAGTTAACGAGGTTTCTTACATAGATTGGGTAGGCATTTACCTAATTTCAGAGAATGGAAGCCCACAACTTGCTGCTGCTTCAGACGAAGAAAACGATTTAGGATGGGAATGTAACGGAGAATTAAAGTTCCCAATCACTAATTCATTAAATGAAAAAATTGGTGTGATCATTGTTCGCAGTAAACAGGCCATCTGCTTTGATGTCACTGATGTTTCAACATTAGAAACCATTGCAGAAGCTATTGGAGAAATTTGTTATTCTAACTAA
- a CDS encoding DNA-3-methyladenine glycosylase: MEIKLQGPYNYLRVLERLSYDPLNVIDKEKSQVKIPLKLYNELIVATVSFSGTIEAPICQIDIPAEYEEDGVRQLNEIFQLEVPLQEVNNHFLHTDLAPLFRQFSGMPLICDYDLYYCMMKTIIHQQLNIRFAYTLTERFVKSFGTEKDGVWFYPSAKTVSELTYEDLRKLQFSQRKAEYVIDTSRLIADGKIDLAELRVMTDDEVIAELVKVRGIGYWTAENILLFGLGRQNLFPVKDIGIQNALKMLYKLDEKPTLEEMLKVSEGWSPYKSYASLYLWESLDNQKARS; encoded by the coding sequence ATGGAAATTAAACTGCAGGGACCATATAATTATCTTCGCGTTCTTGAACGCCTAAGTTATGATCCGTTGAACGTTATTGATAAAGAAAAAAGCCAGGTAAAAATTCCATTAAAACTATATAATGAGCTGATTGTTGCGACTGTATCGTTTAGTGGTACCATAGAAGCACCCATTTGTCAGATTGACATTCCCGCTGAATATGAGGAAGATGGCGTTCGTCAGCTAAATGAAATATTTCAGCTTGAAGTCCCTTTGCAAGAGGTGAATAACCATTTTTTACATACAGATTTAGCTCCTTTGTTTCGCCAATTTTCAGGTATGCCATTGATCTGTGATTATGACTTGTATTATTGTATGATGAAGACGATTATTCATCAGCAGTTAAATATTCGGTTTGCCTATACACTAACAGAGCGCTTTGTGAAAAGCTTTGGTACCGAAAAAGATGGAGTTTGGTTTTATCCTTCTGCGAAGACCGTTAGCGAGCTTACCTATGAAGACCTTCGCAAGCTGCAATTTAGCCAAAGGAAAGCAGAGTACGTCATTGATACGTCGAGATTAATTGCAGATGGTAAAATAGATTTGGCAGAACTAAGAGTAATGACCGATGATGAGGTTATAGCAGAACTTGTCAAAGTCAGAGGTATTGGCTATTGGACGGCTGAAAATATTCTTCTTTTTGGATTAGGAAGACAGAACTTATTTCCGGTAAAAGATATTGGTATTCAAAATGCTTTAAAAATGTTGTACAAGCTCGATGAAAAGCCAACACTAGAAGAAATGCTGAAAGTAAGCGAAGGTTGGTCACCATATAAGAGCTATGCCTCCCTGTATTTATGGGAGAGTTTAGATAATCAAAAAGCACGGAGTTGA
- the rlmD gene encoding 23S rRNA (uracil(1939)-C(5))-methyltransferase RlmD, with protein sequence MKNEKVSVKVGQEFLLTIKRLGINGEGVGYYKRHVVFVPGALPGEEVFVTVTDAKEKFSEAKIKRIRTKSKDRIDPPCPVYEKCGGCQLQHLDYKVQLREKQDIVRQAFERHTKLAGDKLPLKETIGMEDPWNYRNKSQLQVGHNQHEVIAGLYGMNSHDLIDISECAIQHPATNKVTQTMKAILQELKIPIYHEKKRKGVVRTIVTRVGFSTGDVQLVLITATKEIPHKEELIEEIKKRLPEVKSVLQNINGRRTSLIFGDETVHLHGEEVIQEALGDLQFELSARAFFQLNPIQTVKLYDEVKKAAQLTGTEKLVDAYCGVGTIGLWLAPHVKELRGMDVIPEAIEDARRNAEKHGFTHALYEEGKAEEILPKWFKQGWRPDVFVVDPPRTGCDRKLLEAMIKAKPKRIVYVSCNPSTLAKDVDVLMKAGFKLQNLQPVDMFPHTSHVECVATLVLT encoded by the coding sequence ATGAAAAATGAGAAGGTATCAGTAAAAGTAGGACAGGAGTTTTTACTCACAATTAAACGCCTTGGGATTAACGGCGAAGGTGTTGGATATTACAAAAGACATGTTGTGTTCGTGCCAGGAGCCCTCCCTGGTGAAGAAGTATTTGTAACTGTTACAGATGCAAAAGAAAAATTTTCAGAAGCGAAAATAAAACGAATTCGTACTAAATCTAAGGATCGTATCGATCCACCTTGTCCAGTCTATGAAAAATGTGGTGGCTGTCAGCTACAACATCTAGACTACAAGGTACAATTACGAGAGAAACAAGACATTGTCAGACAAGCCTTTGAACGACATACAAAGCTAGCAGGTGATAAGTTACCACTAAAAGAAACCATAGGCATGGAAGACCCTTGGAACTACCGCAATAAAAGTCAGCTTCAGGTAGGACATAATCAACACGAAGTCATTGCTGGTTTATATGGTATGAACTCACATGATTTAATTGATATCTCCGAATGTGCTATTCAGCATCCAGCGACAAATAAAGTAACGCAAACAATGAAGGCGATTTTGCAAGAGTTAAAAATCCCTATCTATCATGAAAAAAAGCGCAAAGGTGTTGTCCGGACGATCGTTACAAGAGTTGGTTTTAGTACTGGTGATGTGCAGCTAGTTCTCATTACCGCTACAAAAGAAATTCCACATAAAGAAGAGCTGATTGAAGAAATAAAAAAACGCCTTCCAGAAGTGAAATCAGTTTTACAAAACATTAATGGCCGCAGAACATCGCTAATTTTTGGCGACGAAACGGTTCATTTACATGGAGAAGAAGTTATTCAAGAAGCGTTAGGAGACTTACAATTTGAATTATCAGCTCGCGCTTTCTTTCAGTTAAATCCAATTCAAACCGTGAAGCTTTATGACGAAGTGAAAAAAGCTGCCCAACTAACAGGAACAGAAAAGCTAGTAGACGCATATTGTGGTGTCGGAACGATTGGCCTTTGGCTAGCTCCTCACGTCAAGGAATTAAGAGGAATGGACGTTATCCCAGAAGCAATAGAAGACGCTAGACGTAATGCAGAGAAACATGGCTTCACTCATGCTTTGTATGAAGAAGGAAAAGCAGAAGAAATTCTTCCAAAGTGGTTCAAACAAGGTTGGCGCCCAGACGTATTCGTAGTCGATCCACCAAGAACAGGCTGTGACCGTAAACTCTTGGAAGCAATGATTAAAGCCAAACCAAAGCGCATCGTTTATGTTTCCTGTAACCCTTCAACATTGGCCAAAGATGTCGATGTCTTGATGAAAGCCGGCTTCAAATTACAAAACCTTCAGCCAGTTGACATGTTTCCGCATACGAGCCATGTGGAGTGTGTAGCAACCCTAGTATTAACCTAA
- a CDS encoding Nif3-like dinuclear metal center hexameric protein yields MDVADIVDGINDLFNVTNKEVYSSESGITYQADKKVKKLGYCVNLTLETIEEARIHGVDMMVTHHDAWDEIFGLKEACIEKLAEYGISHYYNHLPLDDCNFGTNDSLLKKLNLEIVKRTHEWEGLYFGRVAEYDEEIEFNELVKKLENLLEEPVKSWRFNDKKVKRVSLVCGNGAPTTCLKEAVENKCDVYITGECNLYTIQYAQFKGINLIIGSHTFTEFFGIESLALKLNENINELEIVRLNEEHYEANI; encoded by the coding sequence ATGGATGTTGCTGATATTGTTGATGGAATAAATGATCTTTTCAATGTAACAAATAAGGAAGTCTATTCTAGTGAATCTGGGATTACATATCAAGCGGATAAAAAAGTTAAAAAATTGGGATACTGTGTTAACCTAACGCTTGAAACGATAGAGGAAGCAAGAATTCATGGAGTTGATATGATGGTGACACACCACGATGCATGGGATGAAATATTTGGATTAAAAGAGGCATGCATCGAGAAACTAGCTGAGTATGGTATTAGTCACTACTATAATCACTTGCCACTTGATGACTGTAACTTTGGAACAAATGATAGTTTATTAAAAAAATTGAATTTAGAAATTGTTAAAAGAACGCACGAGTGGGAAGGATTATATTTTGGTAGAGTCGCAGAATATGATGAAGAAATTGAATTTAATGAATTAGTAAAAAAACTTGAAAATCTACTAGAAGAACCAGTTAAATCTTGGCGGTTCAATGACAAAAAGGTGAAGCGAGTGAGCTTAGTCTGTGGTAATGGAGCGCCAACAACTTGCCTAAAGGAAGCAGTTGAAAATAAGTGTGATGTATACATTACAGGTGAATGTAATTTGTATACAATTCAATATGCTCAGTTTAAAGGGATAAATCTTATCATTGGGAGTCATACTTTCACAGAATTCTTTGGAATTGAAAGTTTAGCACTGAAATTGAATGAGAATATAAATGAACTTGAAATAGTGAGACTTAATGAGGAGCATTATGAAGCGAATATATAA
- a CDS encoding Fic family protein translates to MFEQINEKKAILDASRPLPKYTVKSLREKLLLEWTYNSNAIEGNTLTINETKVVLEGITVGGKTLREHLEVLNHRDAIHFVEEIVQKGEALSEWQIKNLHRLVLKGIDDEYAGVYRDQQVFISGAKHIPPVPFLIKEEMEQLMLWYEQAEIKKMHPVSRGAMLHAIFVGIHPFIDGNGRTSRLLLNLELMKDGFPPIVIKVENRLGYYEALDKAHTQKEYDDFIKLVTIEVEDSLNLYLSAINKNA, encoded by the coding sequence ATGTTCGAACAAATTAATGAAAAAAAAGCTATTCTAGATGCGAGTCGACCATTACCTAAATATACAGTCAAAAGTTTACGTGAAAAGTTATTACTCGAATGGACATATAATTCAAATGCGATTGAAGGAAACACGTTAACTATCAATGAAACAAAGGTAGTTCTTGAAGGAATTACTGTTGGTGGAAAAACGTTGCGTGAACACTTGGAAGTTCTTAATCATCGTGATGCGATTCACTTTGTAGAGGAGATTGTACAAAAGGGAGAAGCTTTGTCGGAGTGGCAAATTAAGAATTTACATCGACTTGTATTAAAAGGCATTGATGATGAATATGCAGGTGTATATCGAGACCAGCAAGTTTTTATTTCTGGTGCTAAACATATACCGCCAGTACCTTTCCTCATAAAGGAAGAGATGGAGCAGCTGATGCTATGGTATGAACAAGCGGAAATCAAAAAAATGCATCCAGTTTCTCGTGGAGCTATGTTGCATGCTATTTTTGTAGGAATTCATCCATTTATTGATGGAAACGGCCGGACATCACGCTTGTTATTAAATTTGGAACTCATGAAAGACGGTTTTCCACCAATTGTTATTAAAGTAGAAAATCGCTTAGGTTATTACGAAGCATTAGATAAAGCACATACACAGAAAGAATATGATGATTTTATTAAGTTAGTTACAATTGAAGTAGAAGATTCATTAAACCTTTATTTAAGTGCAATTAATAAAAATGCTTAG
- a CDS encoding tRNA-dihydrouridine synthase — translation MRGFEFEMIDNFWRDLPRPFFVLAPMEDVTDVVFRHVVSAAGRPDVFFTEFANSDSYCHPEGIKSMRGRLTFTEDEQPMVAHIWGDNPEYFRQMSIGMAELGFKGLDINMGCPVPNVASRGKGSGLILRPDVAAELIQAAKAGGLPVSVKTRLGYKDVHEWEEWLPHILKQDIANLSIHLRTRKEMSEVDAHWELIPEIKKLRDRIAPNTLLTINGDIPDRQIGLQLAEQYGIDGVMIGRGIFKNPFAFEKEPKEHSSKEYLDLLRLQLDLQDHYAEVLPRSITGLHRFFKIYVKGFPGAGELRSQLMNTKSTDEVRALLDNFEQKC, via the coding sequence GTGAGAGGATTTGAGTTTGAAATGATAGATAATTTTTGGCGTGATTTACCACGGCCGTTTTTTGTACTTGCACCGATGGAAGATGTGACAGATGTTGTTTTTCGTCACGTAGTAAGTGCAGCTGGTCGACCAGATGTGTTTTTTACAGAGTTTGCAAACTCGGATAGCTATTGTCATCCAGAGGGTATCAAAAGTATGCGCGGCCGTTTGACTTTTACAGAGGATGAACAGCCAATGGTGGCACATATTTGGGGGGATAATCCCGAATATTTCCGTCAAATGAGTATTGGCATGGCAGAGCTAGGATTTAAAGGTTTAGATATTAATATGGGCTGCCCTGTACCGAATGTGGCATCGAGAGGGAAGGGTAGTGGTCTTATTCTGCGTCCAGATGTTGCGGCAGAACTTATTCAAGCAGCAAAAGCGGGCGGACTGCCTGTCAGTGTGAAAACGCGACTTGGCTATAAGGATGTTCATGAGTGGGAAGAGTGGCTACCGCATATTTTAAAACAGGATATTGCGAACCTTTCTATTCACTTACGTACAAGAAAGGAAATGAGCGAAGTAGATGCGCATTGGGAGCTAATTCCGGAGATCAAAAAATTACGTGACCGTATCGCACCAAATACACTGCTAACAATTAATGGAGACATTCCTGACCGTCAAATTGGGCTGCAGCTAGCTGAACAATATGGTATCGATGGCGTTATGATCGGGCGAGGTATTTTTAAAAATCCTTTTGCTTTTGAAAAAGAGCCCAAAGAGCATAGCAGCAAAGAATACCTTGATCTATTAAGACTCCAACTTGATCTTCAAGATCATTATGCGGAAGTACTGCCACGTTCAATCACAGGACTTCATCGCTTTTTCAAAATTTATGTCAAAGGATTTCCTGGAGCTGGGGAATTAAGAAGTCAATTGATGAACACCAAATCAACAGATGAAGTGCGTGCATTGCTTGATAACTTTGAACAAAAGTGTTGA